From a region of the Impatiens glandulifera chromosome 4, dImpGla2.1, whole genome shotgun sequence genome:
- the LOC124935470 gene encoding EIN3-binding F-box protein 1-like, whose product MKLKSLVIDKCMGIKVLPLHMNIFSSKIRSLSIINCPGFGNVGLTCHRLKNIDFSGSIGITNSDLMAIIKRCTSGLVNVNLSGCLNLTDAVVSAMAYHHGGTLEQLCLEDCHGVSDLSAMAIADMCKTLNELDLSGCKISDFGIAVLACRGEFDLQILSLAGCCDISDECMPFLAMLGKNLVGLNLKNCCSITSGFIDQLVDILGSCDVLS is encoded by the coding sequence ATGAAATTGAAATCTCTGGTGATCGACAAGTGTATGGGAATCAAAGTACTACCTCTTCACATGAACATTTTCTCTtcgaagattcgatcgttgtcTATCATAAACTGTCCCGGTTTTGGTAACGTCGGGTTGACATGTCATCGGTTAAAGAACATTGATTTCAGTGGCTCGATTGGAATAACCAACTCTGATCTTATGGCTATTATAAAACGATGTACTTCTGGACTAGTCAATGTGAATCTAAGCGGTTGTTTGAACTTGACGGATGCAGTGGTTTCAGCTATGGCTTATCACCATGGTGGCACTCTCGAACAATTGTGTTTGGAAGATTGTCACGGTGTTAGTGATTTAAGCGCGATGGCGATTGCTGACATGTGTAAGACGCTGAATGAGCTGGATTTATCTGGGTGTAAGATTTCTGATTTTGGTATTGCTGTTTTGGCATGCAGAGGGGAGTTTGATTTGCAGATCCTTTCGTTGGCTGGATGTTGCGATATTTCTGATGAATGTATGCCTTTTTTGGCGATGTTGGGGAAGAATCTGGTGGGATTGAATCTCAAGAACTGTTGTTCAATTACTAGTGGGTTTATAGACCAACTAGTTGACATCTTGGGGAGTTGTGATGTTCTTTCATGA